The DNA region CACCGAAAGGAACGGGATTCCTTCAACAGGATATTGCTGGCTTTCCTTGCTCAGAGTTAGAGACAGCATCCTTGCTCATCTCCCGTACATTGATGTATCATTAGCAACAAGAAGCAAAAGAGATGCCTATTTTTCACTCTGGCCTGGCAGCAGTCTGGAGTTGGTAGATAAAAGGAGAGATGGATGGAGCAAGTAGAGTTGCGGGCCACTGGCCGCAAACTTCTGGGCAAAAAGGTTAGATTTCTACGCCGCCAGGGTATAACCCCGGTGCACCTGTTTGGTCACGACACTGAGCCACTGGCTCTACAGTGCGACACAACACAGCTTGAGCATGTATTGGCTCACTCTGGTAAGACAAGGCTCATTGGTCTCAAACTGGACAGAGCCAAGAAGTTGAGAAGCGTTGTTGTTCGCGAGGTCCAGAAGCATCCGCTGTCTGGTGAGATAATACACGTGGACTTCTACCAGGTCAGCATGACAGAGAAGATAAAGGTTGACGTTCCCATCACTCTGATTGGAGAGGCGCCAGCTTTGAGATTAAAGGGAACCATGCTGGTACGCGAACTGAGCAGACTTAATGTTGAATGCCTCCCTGACAGTATTCCGGCAAATGTCCAGGTAGACATAAGCTCTCTTGCAGAAGAAGACCAATCCATTCACGTGAAAGACATCTCGCTCGCTGAGGGTATTACCGTTCTAGACGACCCTGAGCACGTTATAGTGCGAGTTGCGCTGCTGGCCATCGAGAAGGTGGAAAAGGTGGAGAAGGTGGTAGAGGCAGAGGCAGTGACTGAGGGTGCTGCTGAAGCAGCCCCAACGCCTGTAGAGGAAGCCAAAGAGAAGAAAGAGAAGTAGAGAGGAACTCTCTGCATTTTCCAGATCTACTTGGTATCAGAGGCAAGCACTCCGCCTATGGCCCAGTTTTCCTTGGCCACATCCTCAAAAATAACTATAGTAGCATCAGGTGTGGTGTGAGCCACACCTACTACAGCCTCGGTGATACGTTTGGCAAGCTCCGCCTTCTGAGCATGGGTTCTGCCTGGCCACATTTCTACTCTTATTATTGGCATGATAACACCTCCGTATTCCTCAAGTTCACTTGACCCCGACTATCTAAATGGTATTTTATCATAAGAGCTACTAACTCAGATGCTGTCTTGTGCTAGGACATAGTATCCATTCCAAAAGCCTGGTTGAACAGAAACTCTTTAGAATATTCCGCTGTACACATCAATGTTGACAATTTGTGAATAACGCCTGATAATACAAGCACTATGGTAAGAATGAGACTTCAAAGAGTGGGAGCCAAGAACCAACCTAGTTATCGCGTGGTGGTAATAGATTCTCGATCACCTAGAGACGGTGCCTATTTAGAGAGACTCGGACACTATAATCCTCTGACCGATCCAGAGACGGTGGTTATCGACCAAGCAGGGGCACTCAAGTGGCTACAGCGTGGCGCCCAGCCGAGCGAGGCAGTGGCCAGATTGCTCTCAAAGCTGGGGGTCGTCAATA from Chloroflexota bacterium includes:
- a CDS encoding tautomerase family protein, which encodes MPIIRVEMWPGRTHAQKAELAKRITEAVVGVAHTTPDATIVIFEDVAKENWAIGGVLASDTK
- the rpsP gene encoding 30S ribosomal protein S16 — its product is MVRMRLQRVGAKNQPSYRVVVIDSRSPRDGAYLERLGHYNPLTDPETVVIDQAGALKWLQRGAQPSEAVARLLSKLGVVNKPQAVKASQANQGVA
- a CDS encoding 50S ribosomal protein L25 — translated: MEQVELRATGRKLLGKKVRFLRRQGITPVHLFGHDTEPLALQCDTTQLEHVLAHSGKTRLIGLKLDRAKKLRSVVVREVQKHPLSGEIIHVDFYQVSMTEKIKVDVPITLIGEAPALRLKGTMLVRELSRLNVECLPDSIPANVQVDISSLAEEDQSIHVKDISLAEGITVLDDPEHVIVRVALLAIEKVEKVEKVVEAEAVTEGAAEAAPTPVEEAKEKKEK